GGGCCAGCGCGAGGGCGATGGTGGCGTGGCTCAATGTCAGCGCGGCCTCGGGGAAGCCGATCATGGCCACGGCCTGGGCGGCGGCGACCGCGATGGGCAGGGCGTTCGGGTCGGCGAGGCCGATGTCCTCGCTGGCGGAGATCATCAGCCGGCGGGCGATGAAGCGGGGGTCCTCACCGGCCTCGATCATGCGGGCCAGGTAGTGCAGGGCCGCGTCGACGTCGGAGCCCCTGATGGACTTGATGAGGGCGCTGGCCACGTCGTAGTGCTGGTCGCCGTCGCGGTCGTACGTCACGGCCGCGCGGTCGACCGTCTCCTCCAGCGTGGTGAGGGTGATCTCCGGCTCGCCCTTGTCGAGGGCGGCCCCGGCGGCCGCCTCCAGGGCGGTCAGGGCACGGCGGGCGTCGCCGCCGGCGATCCGCAGGAGGTGGTCCTCGGTGTCCTCGGGGAGGGCGACGGCGTCCTTCAGGCCCCGCTCGTCGCTCAGCGCCCGCTTCAGCAGTCCTCTGACGTCGTCGTCGGTGAGGGGTTCGAGGGTCAGCAGCAGGGACCGGGACAGCAGCGGGGAGATGATCGAGAAGTACGGGTTCTCGGTGGTCGCCGCGATCAGGGTCACCCAGCGGTTCTCGACCGCGGGGAGCAGGGAGTCCTGCTGGGCCTTGCTGAAGCGGTGGATCTCGTCGAGGAAGAGGACGGTCTCCTTGCCGAAGCCGCCGGTGGCGCGGCGGGCGCCGTCGATGACCGCGCGGACCTCCTTGACGCCGGCGGTGATCGCGGACAGCTCCACGAAGCGCTTGTTGGTTGCCTTGGAGACGACGTACGCCAAGGTCGTCTTGCCGGTGCCGGGCGGACCCCAGAGGATCACCGAGGACGGTCCGGCGGGACCTCCGCTGCCCTCGCCGACCAGTCGACGCAGCGGCGAACCCGGCTTGAGCAGGTGCTGCTGGCCCATCACCTCGTCGAGGGTGCGCGGGCGCATCCGGACCGCCAAGGGGCTGCCGGCCGGGTCCTTCTCCTGGCGTTCTTCTGCCGCGGCGGTGAACAGATCGGGCTCCACGTTCAAAACCCTATGTCACGCCACTGACAACGCCGTCGGCCGTCGGTCAGGCCCAGAGCTTGTCGCCCCAGCGGGTCAGGATCAGCATGACGATGATGCCGCAGTGGGTGACCGGCAGGACCCAGGTGAACTCGGAGAGGAAGCGCTTGAGCCAGCCCGGGGACGGCAGCAGGTCGTTGCGGATGTTGAACGAGGTCACGTACCAGAACATCGTGATCGTGGCGACCCAGGCCAGCGAGCACCACAGGCACAGCGCGTTGATCCGGTACAGCGACTGGAACTGGAGCCAGGTGCAGAAGGCCACTCCGAAGAGCGTGCCGAAGTTGAAGGTGAGCCAGTACCAGCGCGGGAAGGTGGCGCGGGCCAGCAGGGTCATGCCGACGCAGATGACGATGCCGTAGCAGACGAGGCCGAGCATCGGGTTGGGGAACCCGAAGGCGGCGGCCTGCTTGCTCTCCATGACGCTGCCGCAGGAGACGATCGGGTTGAGGGAGCAGCTCGGCGTGAACGTCTTGCCGCTGACCTTGCCCTCGAGGATCTTGAACTTGTCGATCGTGATGACCCACGCGGCGAGCAGTCCGGCGGCGCCGGTGATCACCAGCAGCAGCGCGAAGGCACGGCTGCCGCCCACCGTCCGGGGCGCGGCGTCGTCGCTCGCCGACGAGGGCTCGGGCTCCGTGGAGACGTGTTTCACTGTGGTCTTGCTCATCACGCCGATCCGTCTGCTGGAGAGTTGGACCTTCTTCGGGCACGGGCCATTGTGCCGCACCCGAGGCTTGTCCACCGTTCGGTGGACATAAGGAAGTACGCACGGTCGTCCCTGAACGTTCGGTTCCGGCTGATGCTCACAGGCATGACCACACACGCGAACGAACTCGCGGTGGACGTTCGGGGGCTGCGCAAGCAGTACGGCGACGTGACCGCGGTCGACGGGATCGATCTCGGTATCCGCAGGGGCGAGGTGTTCGGCCTGCTCGGGCCCAATGGCGCGGGCAAGAGCACCACGGTGGAGATCCTCCAGGGCAACCGGGACCGGGACGCGGGTGAGGTGTCCGTGCTCGGCGCGGACCCGGCGCACGGCACGCGCGCGTGGCGTGCAAAGGTCGGAATCGTCTGGCAGGACGAATCCGCGCCCGCCGAGTTGACGGTCGCGGAGACCGTCCGGCATTTCGCCCGCTACTACCCGCGGCCACGGGACCCCGAGGAGGTCATCGGGCTGGTGGGCCTGGAGGGCAAGGCGGGCAGCCGGATCAAGGCCCTGTCGGGGGGGCAGCGGCGGCGGCTCGACGTGGCGCTCGGTGTGATCGGCGGCCCCGAACTGCTGCTCCTGGACGAGCCGACGACCGGATTCGACCCGGCGGCCCGGCGCCAGTTCTGGGACCTGATCCGCAATCTGTCCGACGAGGGCACGACGATCCTGCTCACCACGCACTACCTGGAGGAGGCCGAGGCGCTCGCCGACCGGCTGGCCGTGATCTCCCGGGGCAAGGTCGTCGCCGAGGACGAGCCCGCTGCTCTGCGGGAGCGGTACGGCAGAGGCGCCACCGTCGAGTGGACCGAGCCGGACGGCGCCCCGCGTACGGAGCACACCGACACCCCGACCAGGACGGTCGCCGCGCTGATGCGCCGCTTCGACGGCGAGATCCCGGGGCTCCAGGTCAGCCGCCCCACGCTGGAGGACGTCTACCTCCGGCTCACCGGACAGGAGGACGCGCGATGACCACGACCGCCGTACGGTTCCGGACCGATGCTGGTGCCGCAAGGCTGCCCGGAGTCTGGGGGCTCGGGCTTCGGCGGGGTGCCCTGGAGATCAGGCAGTTCTTCCGCCAGCGCGACCAGGTGGTGTTCACCTTCGCCTTCCCGGTGGTCTTCCTGTTCCTGTTCGCGTCCATCTTCAGTGACGACGTGGAGGGTGCGGGCATCAAGGCCTCGCAGCTGTACGTGCCGGCGATGATGGCCGCCGGCATCATGTCGACGAGCTTCCAGTCGCTCGGCATCTCGATCGCCGTCGAGCGGGACGAGAAGGTGCTGCGCAGGCTGCGCGGGACC
This portion of the Streptomyces canus genome encodes:
- a CDS encoding replication-associated recombination protein A, which encodes MEPDLFTAAAEERQEKDPAGSPLAVRMRPRTLDEVMGQQHLLKPGSPLRRLVGEGSGGPAGPSSVILWGPPGTGKTTLAYVVSKATNKRFVELSAITAGVKEVRAVIDGARRATGGFGKETVLFLDEIHRFSKAQQDSLLPAVENRWVTLIAATTENPYFSIISPLLSRSLLLTLEPLTDDDVRGLLKRALSDERGLKDAVALPEDTEDHLLRIAGGDARRALTALEAAAGAALDKGEPEITLTTLEETVDRAAVTYDRDGDQHYDVASALIKSIRGSDVDAALHYLARMIEAGEDPRFIARRLMISASEDIGLADPNALPIAVAAAQAVAMIGFPEAALTLSHATIALALAPKSNAATTAIGAAMEDVRKGLAGPVPPHLRDGHYKGAAKLGHAQGYVYPHDLPEGIAEQQYAPDAIKDREYYEPTRHGAEARYADAVEWTRKHLGRKRS
- a CDS encoding vitamin K epoxide reductase family protein yields the protein MSKTTVKHVSTEPEPSSASDDAAPRTVGGSRAFALLLVITGAAGLLAAWVITIDKFKILEGKVSGKTFTPSCSLNPIVSCGSVMESKQAAAFGFPNPMLGLVCYGIVICVGMTLLARATFPRWYWLTFNFGTLFGVAFCTWLQFQSLYRINALCLWCSLAWVATITMFWYVTSFNIRNDLLPSPGWLKRFLSEFTWVLPVTHCGIIVMLILTRWGDKLWA
- a CDS encoding ABC transporter ATP-binding protein; translation: MTTHANELAVDVRGLRKQYGDVTAVDGIDLGIRRGEVFGLLGPNGAGKSTTVEILQGNRDRDAGEVSVLGADPAHGTRAWRAKVGIVWQDESAPAELTVAETVRHFARYYPRPRDPEEVIGLVGLEGKAGSRIKALSGGQRRRLDVALGVIGGPELLLLDEPTTGFDPAARRQFWDLIRNLSDEGTTILLTTHYLEEAEALADRLAVISRGKVVAEDEPAALRERYGRGATVEWTEPDGAPRTEHTDTPTRTVAALMRRFDGEIPGLQVSRPTLEDVYLRLTGQEDAR